In one Euzebya rosea genomic region, the following are encoded:
- a CDS encoding ABC transporter substrate-binding protein codes for MRTTPSLRPLLFLLVLALVVTACSGTEDADLTEDGSTTEDATADESSAATDDSAQEAPASGDPYRIGWLTDASSVTRGTYFPEFEGAQLFVQQLNQAGGIHGRPIELEMRDMQIDQELAVTLSTELVDSGVLMLAGGTIEGRMPPVFEVVRQAGVPFLTGHSARPDMFPPEPDPLLFTVGNVFEAMSDARVELWPLVFGDEFPDGGTVSCYIHEGPAAFAVCERWLEALEAATSWSAGSVINAPLQTSDFSSFVQPLVDEDPDAFFDISIASHAIGVAVAARNAGYAGPIAFSMTATPETDIQTVVEQVGPDNIWALSNITSIDETDVPEIQQILAAAEEFGTEITPNSATVNGWLMGMVIADSLERCGADCDPAGLRDALETLDLDTVGLTGGPLRFSETDHVGPRYWTGYRLNPDTGVLERAIDTWVEFDSATDLLSPLATE; via the coding sequence ATGCGCACGACCCCCTCCCTCCGACCCCTCCTATTCCTGCTGGTGCTCGCACTCGTGGTCACCGCCTGCAGCGGAACCGAGGACGCCGACCTGACTGAGGACGGCTCGACCACCGAGGACGCCACGGCTGACGAATCGTCGGCCGCCACCGACGACAGCGCTCAGGAGGCGCCGGCATCGGGCGACCCATACCGGATCGGCTGGCTGACCGACGCCTCATCGGTGACGCGTGGGACCTACTTCCCGGAGTTCGAGGGCGCACAGCTGTTCGTGCAGCAGCTCAACCAGGCCGGCGGGATCCATGGACGTCCCATCGAGCTGGAGATGCGCGACATGCAGATCGACCAGGAACTGGCGGTCACGTTGTCCACCGAACTCGTCGACAGCGGGGTCCTGATGCTCGCCGGGGGGACGATCGAGGGGCGGATGCCCCCGGTCTTCGAGGTCGTGCGCCAAGCTGGCGTTCCGTTCCTGACCGGCCACTCGGCCCGCCCGGACATGTTCCCGCCCGAGCCCGACCCGCTGCTGTTCACGGTCGGCAACGTGTTCGAGGCCATGTCGGATGCACGCGTGGAACTCTGGCCGCTGGTCTTCGGTGACGAGTTCCCCGACGGGGGGACGGTGTCGTGCTACATCCACGAAGGCCCCGCGGCGTTCGCCGTGTGCGAGCGGTGGCTGGAGGCACTTGAGGCTGCGACGTCCTGGAGTGCAGGCTCGGTGATCAACGCCCCCCTCCAGACCTCGGATTTCTCCAGCTTCGTCCAACCGTTGGTCGACGAAGACCCTGATGCGTTCTTCGACATCTCCATCGCCTCCCATGCGATCGGTGTTGCAGTGGCGGCGCGCAACGCCGGGTACGCCGGACCGATCGCCTTCTCCATGACCGCCACGCCCGAGACCGACATCCAGACGGTTGTGGAGCAGGTCGGCCCCGACAACATCTGGGCGCTCTCCAACATCACATCCATCGACGAGACCGACGTTCCGGAGATCCAGCAGATCCTGGCCGCGGCCGAGGAGTTCGGCACAGAGATCACGCCGAACTCTGCAACCGTCAACGGTTGGCTGATGGGCATGGTCATCGCCGACTCCCTTGAGCGTTGCGGGGCCGACTGCGACCCAGCCGGGCTTCGCGATGCCCTTGAGACCCTCGACCTCGACACCGTTGGACTGACCGGTGGCCCCTTGCGGTTCAGCGAGACCGACCACGTGGGACCACGCTACTGGACCGGCTACCGGCTCAATCCTGACACCGGTGTGCTCGAACGGGCGATCGACACGTGGGTGGAGTTCGATTCCGCCACCGATCTGCTGAGTCCGCTGGCCACCGAGTAG